From one Sus scrofa isolate TJ Tabasco breed Duroc chromosome 9, Sscrofa11.1, whole genome shotgun sequence genomic stretch:
- the LOC100738640 gene encoding olfactory receptor 2AG2-like — MEHWNSTPGSGFILVGILTASGSPGLLCTTIAVLYMLALTSNGLLLLVITVDARLHAPMYLLLGQLSLMDLLFTSVVTPKALVDFLLGESTISFGGCALQMFLALALGGAEDLLLAFMAYDRYVAICHPLSYMVLMRPGVCWLLVATSWVLASLNALGHTLYTMHYPFCRSRKISHLLCEIPPLLKLACADTSRYELMVYVTGVTFLLLPLSVIVASYALILLTVLHMPSSEGRRKALVTCSSHLTVVGMFYGAATVMYVLPSSLHSPGQDRITSVFYTVVTPALNPLIYSLRNKEVLGAWRRVLGRYLLIVTK, encoded by the coding sequence ATGGAGCACTGGAACTCCACCCCGGGAAGTGGCTTCATCTTGGTGGGGATTCTCACTGCCAGTGGGTCTCCTGGGCTGCTCTGCACCACAATCGCAGTCCTGTACATGCTGGCCCTGACCAGCAATGGCCTGCTGCTCCTGGTCATCACAGTGGATGCCCGGCTCCACGCGCCCATGTACCTGCTGCTCGGGCAGCTGTCCCTCATGGACCTCCTGTTCACGTCTGTCGTCACTCCCAAGGCCCTCGTGGATTTTCTGCTGGGGGAGAGCACCATCTCCTTTGGGGGCTGTGCCCTTCAGATGTTCCTGGCACTGGCGCTGGGTGGCGCCGAGGACCTCCTCCTGGCCTtcatggcctatgacaggtatgtggccatctgccatcCTCTGAGCTACATGGTCCTCATGAGACCGGGGGTCTGCTGGCTCCTGGTGGCCACATCCTGGGTCCTGGCATCTCTGAATGCTCTAGGGCACACCCTGTATACCATGCACTATCCCTTCTGTAGGTCCCGAAAAATCAGCCACCTGCTCTGTGAGATCCCACCTCTGCTGAAGTTGGCCTGTGCCGATACCTCCAGATACGAGCTCATGGTGTATGTGACGGGTGTGACTTTCCTCTTGCTACCTCTTTCGGTCATTGTTGCCTCCTATGCACTGATCCTGCTTACTGTGCTCCACATGCCCTCGAGCGAGGGGAGGCGGAAAGCCCTGGTCACATGCTCTTCCCACCTGACTGTGGTGGGGATGTTCTATGGAGCCGCCACGGTCATGTACGTCCTGCCCAGCTCCCTGCACAGCCCCGGGCAGGACCGCATCACCTCTGTCTTCTACACCGTGGTCACCCCAGCCctgaaccccctcatctacagcctgaggaacaaggaggtgctgggggcctggaggagggTCCTGGGAAGATACTTGCTTATAGTTACTAAGTAG